From one Microbacterium sp. 10M-3C3 genomic stretch:
- the argH gene encoding argininosuccinate lyase, translated as MSTASGHGTNEGALWGARFAGGPSPELAELSRSTHFDWQLAPYDIAGSHAHATALEAAGYLTADEARDMHAGLDAIAAHVADGSLLPGPDDEDVHGALESALIAEVGPVLGGRLRAGRSRNDQIATLIRLYLRDHARTIAREIVRLVDALVAQADAHADAVMPGRTHLQHAQPILLAHHLQAYGWALTRGLERLRDWSARAAVSPYGGGALAGSSLGLDPQLVARELGLDRPADNSLDGTASRDVVAEFAFVAAMIAVDLSRLSEDVILWNTREFGFVTLDDAYSTGSSIMPQKKNPDIAELARGKAGRVIGNLAGLLATLKGLPLAYNRDIQEDKEPVFDSVRTLELVLPAFAGMIATLRFDTERMAALAPEGFSLATDVADWLVRRGVPFRDAHEISGALVRACEARGIGLEEATDELLADVSPDLTPDVREVLLVSGSVDSRAGIGGTAPVRVAEQRRALIARTQELAHALGI; from the coding sequence ATGAGCACGGCGAGCGGACACGGTACGAACGAGGGCGCCCTGTGGGGTGCGCGGTTCGCGGGCGGCCCCTCGCCGGAGCTGGCGGAGCTGAGTCGGTCGACGCACTTCGACTGGCAGCTCGCGCCCTACGACATCGCCGGGTCCCACGCCCACGCCACCGCGCTCGAGGCCGCCGGCTACCTCACCGCCGACGAGGCGCGCGACATGCACGCGGGACTCGACGCGATCGCCGCGCACGTGGCCGACGGCTCCCTTCTTCCCGGTCCTGACGACGAGGACGTGCACGGCGCGCTCGAGAGCGCCCTCATCGCCGAGGTGGGCCCGGTGCTCGGCGGGCGGCTGCGCGCCGGGCGCAGCCGCAACGACCAGATCGCGACCCTCATCCGGCTGTACCTGCGCGATCACGCCCGCACGATCGCGCGCGAGATCGTCCGGCTCGTCGACGCGCTCGTCGCGCAGGCCGACGCCCACGCCGACGCGGTGATGCCCGGACGCACGCACCTGCAGCACGCGCAGCCGATCCTGCTGGCCCATCACCTGCAGGCGTATGGCTGGGCCCTGACGCGCGGTCTCGAGCGGCTGCGGGACTGGTCGGCGCGCGCGGCGGTGTCGCCGTACGGCGGCGGGGCGCTGGCCGGGTCGTCGCTCGGACTCGATCCCCAGCTCGTCGCGCGCGAACTCGGTCTCGACCGGCCGGCGGACAACTCCCTCGACGGCACGGCCTCCCGCGACGTCGTGGCCGAGTTCGCCTTCGTCGCCGCGATGATCGCGGTCGACCTGTCGCGGCTGTCGGAGGACGTCATCCTGTGGAACACGCGCGAGTTCGGCTTCGTCACGCTCGATGACGCGTACTCCACGGGGTCGAGCATCATGCCGCAGAAGAAGAACCCCGACATCGCCGAGCTCGCGCGCGGCAAGGCCGGGCGCGTGATCGGCAACCTCGCGGGTCTGCTCGCGACGCTCAAGGGCCTGCCGCTGGCGTACAACCGCGACATCCAGGAGGACAAGGAGCCCGTCTTCGACTCGGTGCGCACGCTCGAGCTCGTGCTGCCGGCCTTCGCCGGCATGATCGCGACCCTGCGGTTCGACACCGAGCGGATGGCGGCCCTCGCGCCGGAGGGGTTCTCCCTCGCGACCGACGTCGCCGACTGGCTGGTGCGCCGTGGGGTGCCCTTCCGCGACGCCCACGAGATCTCGGGCGCGCTCGTGCGCGCATGCGAGGCACGGGGCATCGGCCTGGAAGAGGCGACGGACGAGCTCCTCGCGGATGTCTCGCCCGACCTCACCCCCGACGTGCGCGAGGTGCTGTTGGTGAGCGGGTCGGTCGACAGCCGTGCCGGGATCGGCGGCACCGCGCCGGTGCGGGTCGCCGAGCAGCGTCGCGCGCTCATCGCGCGCACGCAGGAGCTCGCCCACGCTCTGGGCATCTGA
- a CDS encoding heparan-alpha-glucosaminide N-acetyltransferase domain-containing protein, translating into MASPTGVSALAARWRRFDGPARIAGVDLARGLAVVGMFAAHLLVIQPFAPGDPATWADVVNGRSSILFATLAGVSIGLVTGGPRPLRGPARARESARLALRAGLLWAIGLALVMTQVPVYVILPAYGLLFLLSLPFLGWRTPALAAAAGVVALVMPWPQALWDASPWWSTADGATLSAVIGWHYPFPVWIAFVLAGLAAARADIRSPRVAVLLVVIGGALAAFGYGLDAVSGSSFGEEPLSLWWAVWTARAHSSGILEVVGSGGFALAVIGACLLVCRTPVRWVAVPLRAVGSMPLTAYTAQILVWAVVAASELDAVRDLRGFRALEPFWPMTLGIVAACTAWALLIGRGPLEAAIARVTALVVPDGDRERPGRVDRLER; encoded by the coding sequence GTGGCTTCTCCGACAGGGGTGAGCGCGCTCGCCGCCCGGTGGCGGCGTTTCGACGGACCGGCGCGCATCGCCGGCGTCGACCTCGCCCGCGGCCTCGCGGTCGTCGGCATGTTCGCGGCGCACCTGCTCGTGATCCAGCCCTTCGCCCCCGGCGACCCCGCGACGTGGGCCGACGTCGTCAACGGGCGCTCGTCGATCCTCTTCGCGACCCTCGCCGGCGTCTCGATCGGGCTCGTGACCGGCGGCCCCCGCCCGCTGCGGGGGCCCGCGCGCGCCCGCGAATCGGCGCGCCTGGCCCTGCGCGCGGGCCTGCTCTGGGCGATCGGGCTCGCGCTCGTCATGACCCAGGTGCCGGTGTACGTCATCCTCCCCGCCTACGGACTGCTCTTCCTCCTCTCGCTGCCGTTCCTGGGCTGGCGCACGCCGGCGCTCGCCGCCGCCGCGGGCGTCGTCGCGCTCGTCATGCCGTGGCCGCAGGCGCTGTGGGACGCGTCGCCGTGGTGGTCGACGGCCGACGGCGCGACACTGTCGGCCGTCATCGGCTGGCACTACCCCTTCCCGGTCTGGATCGCGTTCGTGCTCGCGGGGCTGGCCGCCGCGCGCGCCGACATCCGCTCGCCGCGCGTCGCGGTGCTCCTCGTCGTCATCGGCGGCGCGCTCGCCGCGTTCGGCTACGGGCTGGATGCCGTGTCGGGCTCGTCGTTCGGTGAGGAGCCGCTGTCGCTGTGGTGGGCGGTGTGGACCGCGCGTGCGCACTCCTCCGGGATCCTCGAGGTCGTCGGCTCGGGCGGGTTCGCGCTCGCCGTGATCGGTGCGTGCCTGCTCGTGTGCCGCACGCCGGTGCGGTGGGTCGCCGTGCCGCTGCGGGCGGTCGGGTCGATGCCGCTCACGGCGTACACGGCGCAGATCCTCGTGTGGGCGGTGGTCGCCGCATCCGAGCTCGACGCGGTCCGCGACCTCCGCGGATTCCGCGCGCTCGAGCCGTTCTGGCCGATGACCCTCGGCATCGTCGCGGCGTGCACCGCGTGGGCGCTGCTCATCGGCCGCGGGCCGCTCGAGGCGGCGATCGCCCGCGTGACGGCGCTCGTCGTGCCGGACGGCGACCGGGAGCGCCCCGGCCGCGTCGATAGGCTGGAGCGATGA
- the argF gene encoding ornithine carbamoyltransferase, producing MTRHLLRDDDLGPAEQAEILDLALELKKDRWALKPLAGPQTVAVIFDKSSTRTRVSFAVGIADLGGSPLIISTANSQLGGKETPSDTARVLERQVAAIVWRTYAQAGLEEMARGTRVPVVNALSDDFHPCQLLADLLTIREHKGDLAGLTLSFFGDGRSNMAHSYVLAGVTAGMHVRVASPESYAPREDVVRDADAIAARTGGSVTLYTDPVEAAAGADVVVTDTWVSMGKEEEKLARLRDLGAYKVTQEIMGLARPDAIFIHCLPADRGYEVDAEVIDGPQSVVWDEAENRLHAQKALLVWLLRQG from the coding sequence ATGACCCGGCATCTGCTGCGCGACGACGACCTGGGCCCCGCCGAGCAGGCGGAGATCCTCGATCTCGCGCTCGAGCTGAAGAAGGACCGCTGGGCGCTCAAGCCCCTCGCGGGCCCGCAGACGGTCGCGGTGATCTTCGACAAGTCCTCCACCCGCACGCGCGTGTCGTTCGCGGTCGGCATCGCCGACCTCGGCGGCTCCCCGCTGATCATCTCGACCGCCAACAGTCAGCTCGGCGGCAAGGAGACCCCCTCCGACACCGCGCGCGTCCTCGAGCGACAGGTCGCCGCGATCGTGTGGCGCACGTACGCGCAGGCGGGCCTGGAGGAGATGGCGCGGGGGACGCGGGTGCCGGTGGTCAACGCGCTCAGCGACGACTTCCACCCCTGCCAGCTGCTCGCCGATCTCCTCACGATCCGCGAGCACAAGGGCGACCTCGCGGGCCTCACGCTGTCGTTCTTCGGAGACGGGCGCAGCAACATGGCGCACTCATACGTGCTGGCCGGCGTGACGGCCGGCATGCACGTGCGCGTCGCGTCGCCCGAGAGCTACGCGCCGCGCGAGGATGTGGTGCGCGACGCCGACGCGATCGCCGCCCGCACCGGCGGCTCCGTGACGCTGTACACCGATCCCGTGGAGGCCGCCGCCGGCGCCGACGTCGTCGTGACGGACACGTGGGTGTCGATGGGCAAGGAGGAGGAGAAGCTCGCGCGCCTGCGCGACCTCGGCGCCTACAAGGTGACGCAGGAGATCATGGGCCTGGCTCGCCCCGACGCGATCTTCATCCACTGCCTCCCGGCCGACCGCGGCTACGAGGTCGACGCCGAGGTCATCGACGGCCCGCAGAGCGTCGTGTGGGACGAGGCCGAGAACCGGCTGCACGCGCAGAAGGCGCTGCTGGTGTGGCTTCTCCGACAGGGGTGA
- a CDS encoding acetylornithine transaminase: MSDTATWQDDAGRDLVRSFGDRMALFVRGEGAHLWDGDGRRYLDFLAGIAVDALGHAHPVFVEAVTRQAATLAHVSNYFATPPQLELAARLKRLAGTGPSGRVYFGNSGAEANEAAFKLARLHGRADGRTRILTLRGGFHGRTMGTLALTGKPALQADFLPMVPGVEHLDATVAALEAAMDEQVAALVVEPIQGEAGVVELPAGYLAAARELTARHGALLIVDEIQTGAGRTGEWFAFQHEGIVPDAITVAKGVGGGFPIGALITFGAASELFYPGTHGSTFGGNPLATAVAGAVLGEIERAELVGNARARGAQLREAILAIGSPLVTGVRGRGLLLGVALAHPVAKAVVAAAQAHGLIVNAPNDDTIRLVPALTIGDAEIAEFAELFRAALATVSDSLLLDAAATEVTA, from the coding sequence ATGAGCGACACCGCAACCTGGCAGGACGACGCGGGCCGCGACCTCGTCCGCAGCTTCGGCGACCGCATGGCGCTGTTCGTGCGCGGCGAGGGCGCCCACCTGTGGGACGGCGACGGCCGGCGCTACCTCGACTTCCTCGCCGGCATCGCCGTCGACGCGCTCGGGCACGCGCACCCCGTGTTCGTCGAGGCGGTGACGCGGCAGGCGGCCACGCTCGCGCACGTGTCGAACTACTTCGCCACCCCGCCGCAGCTCGAGCTCGCCGCGCGGCTCAAGCGCCTCGCCGGCACCGGGCCGTCGGGGCGCGTCTACTTCGGCAACTCCGGCGCCGAGGCGAACGAGGCGGCCTTCAAGCTCGCGCGCCTGCACGGCCGCGCCGACGGCCGCACCCGCATCCTGACCCTGCGCGGCGGCTTCCACGGCCGCACGATGGGCACGCTCGCCCTCACCGGCAAGCCCGCGCTGCAGGCCGACTTCCTGCCGATGGTGCCTGGGGTCGAGCACCTCGACGCGACCGTCGCCGCACTCGAAGCCGCGATGGACGAGCAGGTCGCCGCCCTCGTCGTCGAGCCCATCCAGGGGGAGGCCGGCGTCGTCGAGCTCCCGGCGGGCTACCTCGCCGCCGCGCGCGAGCTCACCGCCCGGCACGGCGCGCTCCTCATCGTCGACGAGATCCAGACCGGTGCCGGCCGCACGGGGGAGTGGTTCGCCTTCCAGCACGAGGGCATCGTCCCTGACGCCATCACGGTCGCCAAGGGCGTGGGCGGCGGCTTCCCGATCGGCGCGCTCATCACCTTCGGCGCGGCGAGCGAGCTGTTCTATCCCGGCACCCACGGCTCGACCTTCGGGGGCAACCCGCTCGCGACGGCCGTGGCGGGAGCCGTGCTCGGCGAGATCGAGCGCGCCGAGCTCGTCGGCAACGCCCGCGCGCGCGGCGCGCAGCTGCGGGAGGCGATCCTCGCGATCGGCTCGCCGCTGGTGACGGGCGTCCGCGGGCGCGGGCTACTGCTCGGCGTGGCGCTGGCCCACCCCGTCGCGAAGGCGGTGGTCGCCGCGGCGCAGGCGCACGGACTCATCGTGAACGCGCCCAACGACGACACGATCCGCCTCGTCCCGGCCCTCACGATCGGCGACGCCGAGATCGCCGAGTTCGCGGAGCTCTTCCGCGCGGCCCTCGCGACGGTGTCCGATTCGCTGCTGCTGGATGCGGCGGCGACGGAGGTGACGGCATGA